One genomic segment of Chitinophaga sancti includes these proteins:
- a CDS encoding DUF1579 domain-containing protein yields the protein MKRLLLLCFPILAATHILAQDQSGAQKAWMDYMTPGKIHQMLAHSDGTWDYEMTFWMAPDAPPSKSTGTTENKMILGGRYQESVHKGNIDGMEFEGHGLLAYDNAKKIFQNSWVDNMGTGIMFLQGTWNDATHKLTLAGKGYDPMQGKDIDMKEIFTIQDDDHHMVEMYYTKDGKDIKSMEIHLTRKK from the coding sequence ATGAAACGTCTGTTGCTATTATGCTTCCCCATCCTCGCCGCCACCCACATCCTCGCTCAGGATCAGTCCGGCGCCCAAAAAGCCTGGATGGATTACATGACCCCGGGAAAAATTCACCAGATGCTCGCACATTCCGATGGTACCTGGGATTATGAAATGACCTTCTGGATGGCCCCCGACGCACCGCCATCCAAATCTACCGGCACCACCGAAAATAAAATGATCCTCGGTGGCCGATACCAGGAATCTGTTCACAAAGGCAACATCGATGGCATGGAATTCGAAGGCCATGGCCTCCTCGCCTATGACAATGCTAAAAAGATCTTCCAGAATTCATGGGTCGACAACATGGGTACCGGTATCATGTTCCTCCAGGGCACATGGAACGATGCCACCCACAAACTTACCCTCGCCGGCAAAGGCTATGACCCTATGCAGGGAAAAGACATCGACATGAAAGAGATTTTCACCATCCAGGACGATGACCACCACATGGTGGAAATGTACTACACCAAAGATGGAAAAGATATCAAAAGCATGGAAATTCACCTGACCAGAAAGAAATAA
- the rplK gene encoding 50S ribosomal protein L11 codes for MAKEIATYVKLQVKGGAANPAPPIGPALGSKGVNIMEFCKQFNARTQDKAGKVLPVLLTVYTDKSFDFVIKTPPAAVQLLEAAKLQSGSKEPNRNKVGKVTWAQVEAIATDKMADLNCFTKESAMKMVAGTARSMGITVDGNAPWSN; via the coding sequence ATGGCAAAAGAGATCGCTACGTACGTGAAATTGCAGGTTAAAGGCGGCGCTGCCAACCCTGCACCTCCAATTGGTCCAGCCTTGGGTTCCAAGGGTGTGAACATTATGGAGTTCTGTAAGCAGTTCAATGCCCGTACCCAGGATAAAGCTGGTAAGGTATTGCCTGTGTTACTGACTGTTTACACAGATAAGTCTTTTGATTTCGTAATTAAGACTCCTCCTGCAGCTGTACAGTTGCTGGAAGCAGCCAAATTGCAGAGTGGTTCCAAAGAGCCAAACCGTAACAAGGTTGGTAAAGTTACCTGGGCTCAGGTAGAAGCTATCGCAACTGATAAGATGGCTGACCTGAACTGTTTCACCAAAGAGAGCGCCATGAAGATGGTAGCTGGTACTGCCCGTTCTATGGGTATTACTGTGGATGGTAACGCTCCATGGAGCAACTAA
- the rplA gene encoding 50S ribosomal protein L1, whose amino-acid sequence MATKKRKVADTKVDKNKIYSLKEASTIVKDINCTKFDSSVDLHIRLGVDPKKADQAIRGSVTLPHGTGKTKRVLVLCTPDKEAAAKEAGADHVGLDEYIQKIEAGWTDIDVIVATPAVMPKIGKLGKILGPRNLMPNPKTGTVTNDVAAAVNEVKGGKITFKVDKAGIIHASIGRVSFAPEKIEQNSQELINAIIKLKPATAKGTYLKGLAMASTMSPAITVDTKSVQN is encoded by the coding sequence ATGGCAACTAAGAAAAGAAAAGTAGCTGATACAAAAGTGGACAAGAACAAGATCTACTCCCTGAAGGAGGCGTCCACAATTGTAAAAGACATTAACTGCACTAAGTTCGACAGCTCTGTCGATTTACATATCCGTCTGGGCGTTGATCCCAAGAAAGCAGACCAGGCTATCCGTGGTTCCGTAACGCTTCCCCACGGTACTGGTAAGACTAAACGTGTTCTGGTACTTTGCACGCCTGACAAAGAGGCTGCTGCAAAAGAAGCTGGAGCTGATCACGTTGGTTTGGATGAGTATATCCAGAAAATCGAAGCTGGCTGGACTGATATCGATGTAATCGTAGCTACACCAGCTGTGATGCCAAAGATTGGTAAGCTGGGTAAGATCCTGGGTCCCCGTAACCTGATGCCTAACCCTAAGACTGGTACTGTTACTAATGATGTAGCGGCTGCGGTGAACGAGGTGAAAGGTGGTAAGATTACCTTCAAGGTAGACAAGGCTGGTATCATCCATGCTTCTATTGGTCGTGTATCATTTGCTCCTGAAAAGATCGAACAGAACTCTCAGGAACTGATCAACGCTATCATCAAGCTGAAACCTGCTACTGCTAAGGGTACTTACCTGAAAGGTCTGGCTATGGCGAGCACAATGAGCCCAGCCATCACGGTTGACACTAAATCTGTTCAAAACTAA
- the rplJ gene encoding 50S ribosomal protein L10, translating into MNKDQKNEVIELLKSKFAQYNNFYITNTESLTVAQVNNLRRVCFDKNVEMKVAKNTLIKKALESLDAEKYSGVFDALNGVTALMFSDSPKEPALIISTFRKENKKTEKPELKAAFVGDEIYTGDAQLANLIKIKTKNELIGDVIGLLQSPAKRVIAALLEKGKKEEAGETVAPAAE; encoded by the coding sequence ATGAACAAAGATCAAAAAAATGAAGTGATTGAACTGCTGAAAAGTAAGTTCGCTCAATATAACAACTTCTACATCACAAACACTGAGTCTCTGACTGTAGCGCAGGTAAACAATTTGCGCAGGGTTTGTTTTGATAAGAACGTGGAAATGAAGGTGGCTAAGAACACCCTCATCAAGAAAGCATTGGAATCTCTGGATGCTGAGAAATATTCAGGTGTATTTGATGCACTGAATGGTGTAACTGCCCTGATGTTCTCTGATTCTCCAAAAGAACCAGCGCTGATCATCTCTACTTTCCGTAAGGAAAACAAGAAAACAGAAAAGCCTGAGTTGAAAGCTGCATTTGTAGGTGATGAAATCTACACTGGCGATGCTCAACTGGCTAACCTGATTAAGATCAAGACTAAGAACGAACTCATTGGAGACGTTATCGGTCTGTTGCAATCTCCTGCTAAGCGTGTTATCGCTGCTTTGCTGGAAAAAGGCAAGAAGGAAGAAGCAGGTGAAACTGTTGCTCCAGCGGCTGAATAA
- the rplL gene encoding 50S ribosomal protein L7/L12: MADVKALAEQLVGLTVKEVQELADVLKSEYGIEPAAAAVVVAAGGGEAAAAEEKTAFNVILKSAGASKLNVVKIVKDLTGLGLKEAKELVDGAPKELKAGVSKAEAEDLKAKLTEAGAEVEIQ; encoded by the coding sequence ATGGCAGACGTTAAAGCATTAGCCGAACAATTAGTAGGTTTAACTGTTAAGGAAGTACAAGAACTGGCAGACGTTCTGAAGAGCGAATACGGTATCGAACCAGCTGCTGCTGCAGTTGTAGTAGCTGCAGGTGGTGGCGAAGCTGCTGCTGCAGAAGAAAAAACAGCCTTCAACGTTATCCTGAAATCTGCGGGTGCTAGCAAACTGAACGTAGTTAAGATCGTTAAGGATCTGACAGGTCTTGGTCTGAAAGAAGCTAAGGAACTGGTAGACGGTGCTCCTAAGGAACTGAAAGCAGGCGTTAGCAAGGCTGAAGCAGAAGACCTGAAAGCTAAGCTGACTGAAGCTGGCGCTGAAGTTGAAATTCAGTAA
- the rpoB gene encoding DNA-directed RNA polymerase subunit beta, translating into MSLKKAQTSERINFGKIKQVTETPDLLAIQIQSFKDFFQLETTPDKRNNEGLFKVFKENFPITDTRNIFNLEFLDYFVDPPRYTIEECIERGLTYSVPLKAKLRLSCNDEEHVDFQTIVQDVFLGNIPYMTPRGTFVINGAERVVVSQLHRSPGVFFGQSIHPNGTKIYSARVIPFKGAWMEFATDINNVMYAYIDRKKKFPVTTLLRAIGYETDKDILQLFGMADEVKADKKSLDKYAGKKLGARVLRSWVEDFVDEDTGEVVSIERNEIVLERDSILDEANIETIVDMGVKSVFVQKEEVSGDFSIIYNTLNKDTSNSELEAVQHIYRQLRGADAPDDETARGIIDKLFFSDKRYDLGDVGRYKINRKLGLPTPLDMKVLTKEDIIAIIKYLVQLTNSKAEIDDIDHLSNRRVRTVGEQLYAQFGVGLARMARTIRERMNVRDNEVFTPVDLINARTLSSVINSFFGTSQLSQFLDQTNPLSEITHKRRISALGPGGLSRERAGFEVRDVHYSHYGRLCTIETPEGPNIGLISTLCVHAKVNDMGFIETPYRKVQDGKVDMDKVKFLSAEEEDSVKIAQANAPLDEAGNFINEKVKSRETGDFPILDRGEVEYMDVAPNQIVGLSASLIPFLEHDDANRALMGSNMQRQAVPLINPQVPIVGTGLEGKAARDSRLQITAEGRGVIEFVDANEIHVRYERDEMQKLVSFEDDLKIYHLTKFVKTNQSTCINLRPAVKKGQQLEFGDFLTEGYATRGGELALGRNMKVAFMPWKGYNFEDAIVISERVGREDLFTSIHIDEYELEVRDTKLGEEELTPDIPNVSEEATKDLDQNGIIRVGAHIKEGDILIGKITPRGESDPSPEEKLLRAIFGDKASDAKDASLKAPPSTEGVVIDKKLFSRAKKDKNSKTREKAALEKLEKVHQKNEEDLLEVLMSKLLTLLKDKTSQGITNTYGEVLISKGSKFSSKNLANIDFQNVNPLGWTTDEVTNDQINTLLHNFNIKYNEELGRYKREKFNISIGDELPAGVLKLAKVYLASKRKLKVGDKMAGRHGNKGIVAKIVRDEDMPFLEDGTPVDIVLNPLGVPSRMNLGQIYETVLGWAGLKLGIRFATPIFDGATTEEIADYIDTAGLPSFGHTYLYDGETGERFHQKATVGVIYMLKLSHMVDDKMHARSIGPYSLITQQPLGGKAQFGGQRFGEMEVWALEAYGASNILQELLTIKSDDIVGRAKAYESIVKGDNIPKAGVPESFNVLIHELRGLGLDLKFE; encoded by the coding sequence ATGTCTCTAAAAAAAGCCCAAACAAGTGAAAGAATAAACTTTGGAAAGATCAAACAAGTAACTGAGACACCGGATCTGTTGGCTATCCAAATTCAATCTTTCAAGGATTTCTTCCAGTTAGAAACCACACCAGACAAGCGTAACAATGAAGGCCTTTTTAAAGTATTCAAGGAGAACTTCCCGATCACAGATACCCGCAATATCTTCAATCTGGAGTTTCTGGACTACTTTGTAGACCCTCCGCGTTATACCATAGAGGAATGTATTGAGCGTGGGCTTACCTATTCTGTACCGCTGAAGGCAAAATTGCGCCTGAGCTGTAACGATGAGGAGCACGTAGACTTCCAGACGATTGTGCAGGACGTGTTCCTTGGGAACATACCCTACATGACTCCGAGAGGTACTTTCGTGATCAACGGAGCCGAACGTGTAGTTGTATCTCAGCTGCATCGTTCTCCTGGTGTATTCTTCGGTCAATCTATCCACCCGAACGGTACCAAGATCTACTCTGCAAGGGTGATTCCGTTCAAGGGCGCGTGGATGGAGTTTGCAACTGACATCAACAATGTGATGTATGCATACATCGACCGTAAGAAGAAATTCCCCGTAACTACGCTGTTACGTGCTATCGGGTACGAAACGGATAAGGACATCCTGCAGCTGTTCGGGATGGCTGATGAAGTAAAAGCAGACAAGAAGAGCCTTGATAAATACGCTGGCAAGAAACTGGGTGCCCGTGTACTAAGAAGCTGGGTAGAAGATTTCGTTGATGAAGATACCGGTGAGGTAGTGAGCATCGAACGTAACGAAATCGTGCTGGAACGTGATAGCATCCTCGACGAAGCGAACATTGAGACGATCGTTGATATGGGTGTGAAGAGCGTATTTGTGCAGAAAGAAGAGGTGAGCGGCGACTTCTCTATCATCTACAATACTTTAAATAAAGATACATCTAACTCCGAGCTGGAAGCCGTTCAGCACATCTACCGCCAATTGCGCGGTGCCGATGCGCCGGATGATGAAACAGCAAGGGGTATCATTGATAAATTATTCTTCTCTGACAAGCGTTATGACCTCGGTGATGTAGGCCGTTATAAGATCAACAGGAAACTGGGTCTGCCTACTCCACTGGACATGAAGGTGCTGACCAAAGAAGATATTATCGCGATCATCAAGTACCTGGTACAGCTCACTAACAGTAAGGCGGAAATCGATGATATCGATCACCTGTCTAACCGTCGTGTTCGTACTGTAGGTGAGCAGTTATATGCTCAATTCGGTGTTGGTCTGGCTCGTATGGCCCGTACCATCCGCGAAAGAATGAACGTTCGTGATAATGAAGTATTCACCCCGGTAGACCTGATCAACGCGAGGACATTGTCTTCCGTAATCAACTCTTTCTTCGGTACCAGCCAGTTGAGCCAGTTCCTGGATCAAACCAACCCGCTGTCTGAGATCACGCACAAGCGTCGTATCTCCGCACTGGGCCCCGGTGGTCTGAGTCGTGAAAGAGCAGGTTTCGAGGTACGTGACGTACACTATAGCCACTACGGCCGTCTTTGTACTATCGAAACACCGGAAGGTCCAAACATCGGTCTGATCTCTACCCTTTGCGTACACGCTAAGGTGAATGATATGGGCTTTATCGAAACTCCATACCGTAAGGTACAGGATGGTAAAGTTGATATGGATAAAGTGAAATTCCTGAGTGCTGAAGAAGAGGATAGTGTGAAGATCGCTCAGGCAAATGCTCCACTGGATGAAGCAGGTAACTTTATCAATGAAAAGGTGAAATCCCGTGAAACCGGTGACTTCCCTATTCTGGACAGAGGAGAAGTAGAATATATGGACGTAGCTCCGAACCAGATCGTGGGTCTGAGCGCTTCCCTGATTCCGTTCCTCGAGCATGATGATGCCAACCGTGCGTTGATGGGATCAAACATGCAACGTCAGGCAGTACCGCTGATCAATCCACAGGTGCCTATCGTAGGTACTGGTCTGGAAGGAAAAGCAGCCCGCGATTCCCGTCTGCAGATCACTGCTGAAGGTCGTGGTGTGATTGAATTCGTTGATGCCAATGAAATCCATGTTCGTTACGAGCGTGACGAAATGCAGAAACTGGTATCATTCGAAGATGATCTGAAGATTTACCACCTGACTAAATTCGTTAAAACCAACCAGAGCACCTGTATCAACCTGCGTCCTGCCGTTAAGAAAGGACAGCAGCTGGAATTCGGTGACTTCCTGACTGAGGGTTATGCAACCCGCGGCGGTGAACTGGCCCTGGGTCGTAACATGAAAGTGGCGTTCATGCCATGGAAAGGTTACAACTTTGAGGATGCGATCGTAATCTCTGAGCGTGTAGGCCGTGAAGACCTCTTCACTTCTATACACATCGATGAATACGAGCTGGAAGTACGTGACACTAAGCTGGGTGAAGAAGAACTGACACCAGATATTCCAAACGTAAGTGAGGAAGCAACCAAAGACCTGGATCAGAACGGTATCATCCGTGTAGGTGCACACATCAAGGAAGGCGACATCCTGATCGGTAAGATCACTCCCCGTGGTGAATCTGATCCTTCTCCTGAAGAAAAACTGCTTCGTGCGATCTTCGGTGACAAGGCTTCCGATGCGAAAGATGCTTCCCTGAAGGCACCTCCAAGCACAGAAGGTGTGGTGATCGACAAGAAATTGTTTAGCCGCGCTAAGAAAGATAAGAACTCTAAGACCCGTGAAAAAGCGGCCCTGGAGAAATTAGAAAAAGTACACCAGAAGAACGAAGAAGACCTGTTGGAAGTGCTGATGAGTAAGCTGTTGACACTGCTGAAGGATAAAACCTCTCAGGGTATCACCAACACTTACGGTGAAGTACTGATCTCTAAAGGCTCTAAGTTCTCTTCCAAGAATCTGGCGAACATCGACTTCCAGAACGTGAACCCACTGGGCTGGACAACAGATGAAGTAACCAACGATCAGATCAACACACTGCTGCACAACTTTAACATCAAGTACAATGAAGAACTGGGACGTTACAAACGTGAGAAGTTCAACATCAGCATTGGTGATGAGTTGCCAGCCGGCGTACTGAAACTGGCTAAGGTTTACCTGGCTAGCAAACGTAAGCTGAAAGTGGGTGATAAGATGGCGGGTCGTCACGGTAACAAGGGTATCGTTGCCAAGATTGTACGTGATGAAGACATGCCATTCCTGGAAGACGGTACACCAGTAGATATCGTACTGAACCCACTCGGGGTACCTTCCCGTATGAACCTTGGACAGATTTACGAAACTGTACTGGGTTGGGCAGGTCTGAAACTGGGTATCAGGTTCGCTACGCCAATCTTTGATGGTGCTACTACAGAAGAAATCGCAGATTATATCGATACTGCAGGTCTGCCAAGCTTTGGCCATACTTACCTGTATGATGGCGAAACCGGTGAGCGTTTCCACCAGAAAGCTACCGTGGGTGTTATCTACATGCTTAAGCTGAGCCACATGGTGGATGACAAGATGCACGCCCGTTCTATCGGACCATACTCTCTTATTACCCAGCAACCGTTGGGTGGTAAGGCGCAGTTCGGTGGTCAGCGTTTTGGTGAAATGGAGGTGTGGGCACTTGAAGCATACGGTGCGTCCAACATTCTGCAGGAGCTGTTAACCATTAAATCAGATGACATTGTGGGCCGTGCCAAAGCTTATGAGTCAATCGTGAAAGGCGATAACATCCCGAAAGCAGGCGTACCTGAATCATTCAACGTATTGATTCACGAGTTACGTGGTCTGGGTCTGGATCTGAAATTTGAATAG
- the rpoC gene encoding DNA-directed RNA polymerase subunit beta', which yields MAIKKENRPKSNFNSITISLASPDSILERSYGEVLKPETINYRTYKPERDGLFCERIFGPVKDYECYCGKYKRIRYKGIVCDRCGVEVTEKKVRRERMGHIRLVVPVVHIWYFKSLPNKIGYLLGMSSKKLETIVYYERYVIIQAGAKQEKGLNYGDLLTEEEYLDILDTLPKDNQLLSDDDPNKFIAKMGAEAVEMMLARIDLDSLSYQLRNQAATETSQQRKAEALKRLSVVEAFREANGRVENRPEWMVMQYIPVVPPELRPLVPLDGGRFASSDLNDLYRRVIIRNNRLKRLIEIKAPEVILRNEKRMLQEAVDSLFDNSRKSNAVKAEGGRALKSLSDVLKGKQGRFRQNLLGKRVDYSGRSVIVVGPELKLHECGLPKDMAAELFKPFIIRKLIERGIVKTVKSAKKLVDRKEAVVWDILENVLKGHPVMLNRAPTLHRLSIQAFQPKLVEGKAIQLHPLVCSAFNADFDGDQMAVHVPLSNAAILEAQLLMLSSHNILNPQNGTPITLPSQDMVLGLYYISKGKKSTPTEKVEGEGMAFYSAEEVIIAYNEQKVNLHANIRVKANIRNEKGELVNKLIETTVGRVIFNQHVPKEAGYVNALLTKKSLREIIGDIIKFTDIPKTAKFLDDIKQLGFRTAFRGGLSFNINDLIIPEVKQVMIDSASNEVDEVWDNYNMGLITNNERYNQIIDIWSRADTKVTETLIRELANDKQGFNSVYMMLDSGARGSKQQIKQLAGLRGLMAKPRKSGSTGSEIIENPILSNFKDGLNVLEYFISTHGARKGLADTALKTADAGYLTRRLVDVAQDVVINEEDCGTLRGIATSALKDNEEIVEPLYDRILGRTSLQDVFDPHTEEVIVEAGGIIDEDIAHRIENSAIDTVEIRSVLTCESRRGVCVKCYGKNLATGYTTQRGDAVGIIAAQSIGEPGTQLTLRTFHVGGVAGSTSVDTGLAAKFEGTVQFDGLRTTTYENNDGDKVQVVIGRTGELRIVDVKNDRLLITNNIPYGSTLLVKDGQKVAKGDMICTWDPYNAVIVSEIAGNIRFDSIIEGITFREEADEQTGHREKVVIETKDKNKIPSLFVDGNKEVKSYNLPVGSHIVIEEGEAVKAGQVIVKIPRILGKLRDITGGLPRVTELFEARNPSNPAIVSEIDGVVAFGNIKRGNREIIIESREGQIKKYLVPLTRHILVQDGDFVKAGTALSDGSITPADILSIKGPFAVQEYLVNEIQEVYRLQGVKINDKHIEVIVRQMMRKVNIEDPGDTRFLEGDTTDKFEFFEENDHIFDKKVVTDAGESTLLRAGQIVTLRQVREENSLLRRSDRKLVEFRDAKPATSSPLLQGITKASLGTHSWISAASFQETTKVLSSAAINGKIDDMLGLKENVITGHLIPAGTGLREFENMIVGSKEEYDILASSKEVFQFDEEE from the coding sequence ATGGCCATCAAGAAAGAAAATCGTCCTAAATCAAACTTTAATAGCATTACCATTAGTCTGGCGTCTCCGGATAGTATCCTGGAGCGTTCTTATGGCGAAGTGCTGAAGCCGGAAACCATCAACTACCGTACTTATAAGCCGGAGCGTGATGGTTTGTTCTGCGAAAGGATATTCGGCCCTGTAAAGGACTATGAGTGCTATTGCGGCAAATACAAACGTATCCGTTATAAGGGTATCGTGTGCGACCGCTGTGGTGTGGAAGTGACTGAAAAGAAAGTACGTCGCGAAAGAATGGGCCACATCCGTCTGGTTGTACCTGTTGTTCATATCTGGTATTTCAAATCCCTTCCAAATAAGATCGGTTACCTGCTGGGTATGAGCTCCAAGAAACTGGAGACTATCGTGTATTATGAAAGATACGTGATTATCCAGGCTGGTGCTAAACAGGAGAAAGGCCTGAATTATGGCGACCTGTTAACTGAAGAAGAATATCTCGACATCCTGGATACCCTGCCAAAGGATAACCAGCTGCTGAGTGATGATGATCCTAATAAGTTCATCGCTAAGATGGGTGCGGAAGCTGTAGAAATGATGCTGGCCAGAATTGATCTGGATAGCCTTTCTTACCAGCTGCGTAACCAGGCTGCTACTGAAACCAGCCAGCAACGTAAAGCGGAAGCCCTGAAACGCCTGAGCGTAGTAGAAGCTTTCCGTGAAGCAAATGGTCGTGTTGAAAACCGTCCTGAATGGATGGTAATGCAATATATCCCTGTTGTTCCACCAGAACTGCGTCCGTTAGTTCCATTGGATGGTGGTCGTTTCGCGTCTTCTGACCTGAACGATCTGTACCGCAGGGTAATTATCCGTAACAATCGTCTGAAACGCCTGATCGAAATCAAGGCACCAGAGGTGATCCTGCGTAACGAAAAACGTATGCTGCAGGAAGCGGTTGACTCCCTCTTCGATAACAGCCGTAAATCAAATGCGGTGAAAGCGGAAGGTGGTCGTGCCCTGAAATCACTCTCTGATGTACTGAAAGGTAAACAAGGTCGTTTCCGTCAGAACCTGCTCGGTAAACGTGTTGACTATTCCGGTCGTTCCGTAATCGTGGTTGGTCCTGAACTGAAGCTGCACGAATGTGGTCTGCCAAAAGATATGGCAGCAGAGCTGTTCAAACCATTCATCATCCGTAAACTGATCGAAAGAGGGATCGTTAAAACGGTAAAATCTGCGAAGAAGCTGGTAGACAGGAAGGAAGCAGTAGTTTGGGATATCCTTGAAAACGTACTGAAAGGACACCCGGTAATGCTGAACCGTGCTCCTACGCTGCACCGTCTCTCCATCCAGGCATTCCAGCCTAAACTGGTAGAAGGTAAAGCGATCCAGTTGCACCCGCTCGTGTGTTCTGCGTTCAACGCGGATTTCGATGGTGACCAGATGGCGGTACACGTACCGTTGAGCAATGCTGCGATCCTGGAAGCACAACTGTTGATGCTGTCTTCACACAACATCCTCAACCCACAGAATGGTACGCCAATCACCCTGCCTTCACAGGACATGGTCCTTGGTCTGTACTACATCAGTAAAGGAAAGAAATCTACCCCTACTGAAAAAGTAGAAGGTGAAGGAATGGCTTTCTATTCTGCTGAAGAGGTAATCATCGCTTACAACGAACAGAAAGTGAACCTGCACGCAAATATCCGCGTAAAGGCAAACATCCGTAACGAGAAGGGTGAGTTGGTGAACAAGCTGATCGAAACGACAGTAGGTCGTGTGATCTTTAACCAGCACGTTCCAAAAGAAGCTGGTTATGTAAACGCACTGCTGACTAAGAAATCATTGCGTGAGATCATCGGTGACATCATTAAATTTACCGATATCCCGAAAACTGCGAAGTTCCTGGATGATATCAAGCAATTAGGTTTCCGTACGGCGTTCCGTGGTGGTCTGTCCTTCAACATCAATGACCTGATCATCCCTGAGGTGAAACAGGTAATGATCGACAGCGCATCTAACGAAGTGGACGAAGTATGGGATAACTATAATATGGGTCTGATCACGAATAACGAACGTTATAACCAGATTATCGATATCTGGTCCCGTGCAGATACCAAAGTAACTGAAACGCTGATCCGTGAGCTGGCGAATGACAAACAGGGCTTCAACTCTGTATACATGATGCTTGACTCCGGTGCGCGTGGTTCCAAACAGCAGATCAAGCAGCTGGCAGGTTTGAGAGGATTGATGGCCAAGCCACGTAAGAGTGGTTCTACTGGTTCAGAGATCATCGAAAACCCGATCCTGTCTAACTTCAAGGATGGTCTGAACGTATTGGAATACTTCATCTCTACGCACGGTGCGCGTAAAGGTCTTGCGGATACGGCGTTGAAAACAGCGGATGCTGGTTATCTGACCCGTCGTCTCGTAGACGTTGCACAGGACGTAGTTATCAACGAAGAAGATTGTGGTACCCTGCGTGGTATTGCTACTTCAGCGCTGAAAGACAATGAAGAAATCGTAGAACCATTATACGATCGTATCCTGGGTCGTACATCCCTGCAGGACGTATTCGATCCTCATACTGAGGAGGTGATCGTTGAAGCAGGTGGTATAATCGATGAGGATATCGCTCACCGTATCGAAAACAGTGCGATTGATACTGTTGAGATCCGTTCCGTACTGACTTGCGAAAGCCGCAGAGGTGTATGTGTGAAGTGTTATGGTAAGAACCTGGCAACCGGTTATACGACTCAGCGTGGTGATGCCGTAGGTATCATTGCAGCACAGTCCATCGGTGAGCCTGGTACCCAGCTGACACTGCGTACCTTCCACGTGGGTGGTGTGGCTGGTTCTACATCAGTAGATACTGGTCTGGCTGCTAAATTCGAAGGTACCGTACAGTTTGATGGTCTGCGTACCACTACATACGAAAACAACGATGGTGATAAAGTACAGGTGGTAATTGGCCGTACTGGTGAATTACGTATCGTAGACGTGAAGAACGATCGTCTGCTGATCACCAACAACATCCCTTACGGTTCTACACTGCTGGTGAAAGATGGCCAGAAGGTAGCGAAAGGTGATATGATCTGTACATGGGATCCATACAACGCCGTTATCGTATCTGAAATCGCTGGTAACATCCGTTTCGATAGCATCATTGAAGGTATCACCTTCCGTGAAGAAGCTGACGAGCAGACAGGTCACCGTGAGAAAGTGGTTATCGAAACCAAGGATAAGAATAAGATCCCATCCCTGTTCGTAGATGGTAACAAGGAAGTGAAATCTTATAACTTACCAGTAGGTTCACATATCGTAATCGAAGAAGGTGAAGCTGTAAAAGCGGGTCAGGTAATCGTGAAGATCCCACGTATCCTCGGTAAACTGAGAGATATCACGGGTGGTCTGCCACGTGTAACTGAACTGTTTGAAGCACGTAACCCAAGCAACCCTGCTATCGTATCTGAGATTGATGGTGTGGTAGCCTTCGGTAACATCAAACGTGGTAACCGTGAGATCATCATCGAAAGCCGTGAAGGTCAGATCAAGAAATACCTGGTGCCATTGACACGTCATATCCTGGTACAGGATGGTGACTTCGTGAAAGCAGGTACTGCGCTGTCTGATGGTTCTATCACGCCTGCAGATATCCTCTCTATCAAGGGTCCATTTGCCGTACAGGAATACCTGGTAAATGAGATTCAGGAGGTTTACCGCTTACAGGGTGTGAAGATCAACGACAAGCACATTGAGGTGATCGTACGCCAGATGATGCGTAAGGTGAACATCGAAGATCCGGGCGATACCCGTTTCCTCGAAGGAGATACCACAGACAAGTTTGAATTCTTTGAAGAAAACGACCATATATTCGATAAGAAGGTAGTAACAGATGCTGGTGAATCAACTTTGTTGAGAGCTGGTCAGATCGTTACCCTGCGCCAGGTAAGAGAAGAAAACTCTCTGCTGCGCCGTTCGGACAGGAAACTGGTTGAGTTCCGCGATGCGAAACCAGCTACTTCCAGCCCGCTGCTGCAAGGTATTACCAAGGCGTCTCTGGGTACACATAGCTGGATCTCTGCTGCGTCCTTCCAGGAAACCACGAAGGTATTGTCTTCTGCTGCCATCAACGGTAAGATAGATGACATGCTGGGTCTGAAGGAGAATGTGATCACAGGTCACCTGATCCCTGCAGGTACAGGTTTACGCGAGTTCGAAAACATGATCGTAGGTTCCAAAGAAGAATACGATATCCTGGCATCTTCCAAAGAAGTGTTCCAGTTCGACGAAGAAGAATAA